From the Candidatus Cloacimonadota bacterium genome, the window AGCCCAGGATACTCTACTTTTATGTGGTGGATGACGACAACAAGCTCACTGGGGTGGTTTCCACCCGGATGCTGCTTACAGCAAAGCTGGAAGCGCGGTTGAATGACGTGGCGGACCACCGGGTGCGCTGCATCCGCCAGGAAGCTGAACTGATGGATGTGATGGCGGATTTCGTGGTCCACAAATACCTGGCCATGCCGGTGGTGGACGGCGACAAACATCTGGTGGGGATCATCGATGCCACCTCGCTCACGGAAAATGTGGCTGACATTATGGAGCGCGACCAGGTGGACGAAGTGTTTGAAGCCATCGGCTACCGCGTTTCGCAGATCTCCGGAGCCTCGCCACTGAAGGCCTTTCGCCTGCGCTTTCCCTGGCTGCTGGCCTCGGTGGCGGGCGGGCTGCTGAGCGCGGTGATGACCTCCAGGTTTGAGCACGTGCTGGCCGTGGCCCTGGTGCTGTCCTTCTTTCTAACGCTGATCCTGGGCCTCGGCGAAAGCGTGAGCATGCAGTCCATGACCGTCACCATCCAGGCCCTGCGTCACCGGAAACCCACGCTAAAGTGGTTCACCCGCGAAGCCATGAAAGAACTGGGCACCGCTTTGCTGCTGGGTTTGGGCTGCGGCGTGCTGGTAGGCGGCGTGGTCTGGCTCTGGCAAAAGGAGGTCGCCCCGGCCCTGGTGGTGGGCGGCTCACTGGTTCTCACCCTCGTTACGGCCAACCTGGTGGGGCTGATCATCCCCTCCGCGCTGCACGCCCTCAAGCTGGATCCCAAGATCGCTTCGGGTCCGCTGGCGCTCACCATCAGCGACCTCTTCACCATCAGCATCTACTTCAGCCTGGCCAGTTTCGTACTGGGCTGAGCCTTGTCGCTTCTCGGGGGAAAATAATCCTTGACCTTTTTGCCCCCTCCAGATAAGGATGACGGGATGGCATTGATGATGAAAGCCACGCTGCCATCCCGGGAGAAACCATGAAGTTCGGATCTGCCGCCTTGTACCTGCTACTCTGGCTGTTGCCCGTTTTGGCCCGCGCCGACCAGGTGTGGCCGGAACCGTTGCCGGTGTATCAGGCCCCAAACATGGGATTCAACGGTGTGGGCTGTTCCACCCCGTCAGGCGGTTACGCCCTGATCTGGCAGGAAAACCGGACCGACCTCTGGAACACTCTGTACGATAACCGGTGTTTTTTCCAACGCTACGATTCCGCCAACCAAGCCCAGTTGCCGCAGCCGGTGGAGGTTTTTGCAGCCCACGCGACCACCACCGTTATCGGGATGGTGCCCACCAGCGACAACTGCTTCGTGTTTTACACCTCCGCGCGTCTCTTCAAAATCAACTCCGCCGGTGAACAACTTTGGGGAAATGGAGTTAATGTCCCGCAAATGCCTGCCATCAACAGGCTTTTTGCCGATCGCCAGGGCGGAGTTTACCAACTCGGCCGGAGCAGCCCCAACGGGATTTGGATGCTCAGCCACTGGAATTCCGAGGGCAGTCATCACGGCAATGCCTATCTGGGACTGAATCCCGTCAATGGCAGCTCTGAGGTCAATATCGGTGTCACCCTGCTGCCCAACGACGACCTGATCTGCAGCTTCATCTGGAATTCCAGGATCAGGATCGTGAAGGTCAACGCGGCCTCGGAGCTGGTCTGGGAGCGCACCGGATATCCGGACGAGGGGGCGGTGCAGGCCACGCAGCCAACCTTTACCACAGACGGAATTCACCGGTTGATCTACCGGGTGAACGAGGGCGCCAATCAGGTTTGGAAAACTTTTATCGTCAATTCGGACGGAGATCAACTCTGGGCGGAACCGGTGAACCTCTTCACCCTCAGCAGTTCGGTGGCCTTTGACGCCATGAACGCCGCCCCGCTTGCCGACGGCTCCACTTTGCTGGCCTG encodes:
- a CDS encoding magnesium transporter; amino-acid sequence: MSDGIGQQPIKDLMHGDYIAFPETATVREALDFIRFSETKPRILYFYVVDDDNKLTGVVSTRMLLTAKLEARLNDVADHRVRCIRQEAELMDVMADFVVHKYLAMPVVDGDKHLVGIIDATSLTENVADIMERDQVDEVFEAIGYRVSQISGASPLKAFRLRFPWLLASVAGGLLSAVMTSRFEHVLAVALVLSFFLTLILGLGESVSMQSMTVTIQALRHRKPTLKWFTREAMKELGTALLLGLGCGVLVGGVVWLWQKEVAPALVVGGSLVLTLVTANLVGLIIPSALHALKLDPKIASGPLALTISDLFTISIYFSLASFVLG